The Dreissena polymorpha isolate Duluth1 chromosome 2, UMN_Dpol_1.0, whole genome shotgun sequence nucleotide sequence acatgcaagatttcaacatgaaacttcaaaaGTGTATTGataaggagaagtgccatgcttaagaaccatagcCCTTCacttcttaaataagagttattgcccttcttTGTTTTTGTGTAATGGAACTTTTCAGTGCTATATCTCATATACGATAAAACAgttcaaaatgaaacttcatggttatTTAGAAATTAATGAGAAAGAAGTACCATGCGCGAGAACAATAGCCCTGCACTTTCATAACTAAGAGTTATCGCCGTTTGTTGTTTTTGCATGATGTGACTTTTCaaggctttatctcagatacgctacaagatttcaacatgaaacttcatgggtgtttaGATATCGATGAGGATAATTGCAatccataaaaaaacaattaacatacatttaattttttattatgattttacCTTAAGAGTGATTTGCACCCATCAAATTAACAAAAGTTAGTTTTCGGGGGACATCAATTCATTGATATTGCTTGCTTTTGGTTATTTAATATGTGCGTCTGTTCCAATATGTTTTTTTCTATGGGAACTATGTTGGAATGAACGTTTGGGTGCGTTTATTGAGTGTGCTACTTGACAATTGTCGAAATGTCACGGCGGATACCGTATTTTCTTCGAGTGTCTTCATCAAGGCGGGTCGGCTTTTGTTagagtttacatgaaatcatACCTTTTCAATTCAAATTTTCTTAAGACGGCATGTTAGTCTTATAGTTAAATCTGAAATTGAGGGAAGacaataaacatttaatgtaagttagccgttttataataatattaaataggATTGGCTTTTAGTGTAACCTCACCTCGTGCCAATTCACTGTTGTCTGTACACAGATTATTTTATGCGATGTTTGATTTGCATTagctatattgattttaaatcttaaagttttattattaaaaaaactgttttaagttgttatgttttgcttatttttttttacttaaacacaATGAAATTATGTGCTAAGTTAAAGTTTAAATCTGACCACATGACCATGAATTGCAAAGGTCATGTATGAAAATCGAACGGTGATGAATCATGATCAATCAAACCTTATTTGAAGAAAAGTTTGAATGAAATTGCAAACCAGTTTGATATACCAGAAACAAAGGATTTGAAAGCCTATTGCAATAGAATATATATCATCTTTATTACAGCGagagtattgtttttatttattgtataagtCTCCGGATCAGAATAAATGAAACAAGTGTACTTTTTATGTTTTACAAGCGTATACTGAAATTATTTTTCTGTGCAAAAACGAGACTGTGGTAGTGTGCAGCTTCGTGTCTTGTCGACAACAACAATGTAAAAGGTTAAGTTAATATACTTCTTTCAAAtaaatagcaatgaacaaaataGCATGCGCGAAAAAAGTGTGTTACTGCAATAAGCTCATTAATGTTGGCCCACACAGAATTTGTATCGTGCTCCTTGGTCTCTTTTCTTTTTGTGTGTTGTGTTAGATTATTCGCTGTTATCACACCGTGGAGACAGGATTTAGGGCATGTCATGGTGGCCAGGTAACCTACAAACGCGTTTCCTGTCTTAGATGGTGTACAAATGCTAAGTGTACATACGGATTCCAGTAATCGACAGCTTCTCTACTTGAAGCAGAGTGGCGGAAAGAATGGAGGTATAATACATGTTTTGATAAACACGGTTTATCTTTATACCAAAGGTTCGTAAGTTACGATGTAAAAGTTTTATAAGTCTTCCAATTGGATAGCCGGTAGAGCTATACGAATGTTGTCCTTTCAGATCTGCCATTAGCATAGTTTCAAAAAGAAACCGATAGCCAAATCTATCAATCAGGAGGCAATTATATGCTCGACATGCTTGGCTGTAGGTCGCCTTGATATTAGGTAACTAATGACGAAACAAGTTAAACGTGTTGTTCATCCAGATAAGACAGACTCCCCTAAAGTCAATCCAGTATAACTATGCCGACATTGCAAGTCCATACTTACTGTATTCTTATTTAGTAACAAGTTATACAACGATTAAGGATGTTAACACTTAAACCTCCGGACACGAAAGACGTTCCAAATTTAAAGTCAGCTGCATTTGCTAGTCAACCGAACGCGTATGTAAGATATGTTAGTCAGTCAACCGAACGCGTATGTAAGATATGTTAGTCAGTCAACCGAACGCGTATGTAAGATATGTTAGTCAGACAACCGAGCGCGTATGTAAGATATGTTAGTCAGTCAACCAAACGCGTATGTAAGATATGTTAGTCAGTCAACCGAACGCATATGTAAGATATGTTAGTCAGTCAACCGAACGCGTATGTACGATATGTTAGTCAGTCAACCGAACGCGTATGTAAGATATGTTAGTCAGTCAACCGAACGCGTATGTAAGATATGTTAGTCAGGCAACCGAACGCGTATGTAAGATATGTTAGTCAGTCAACCGAACGCGTATGTAAGATATGTTAGTCAGTCAACCGAACGCTTATGTAAAATATGTTAGTCAGTCAACCGAACGCGTATGTAAGATATGTTAGTCAGTCAGGCGAAACGTGTCTTCAGAGTTTGCAGTTTTGTTTGTAAACGATATCGATTGGATATTGGTTTGTGTATATGAGAGTTTGTTCCGGTTTTTTGCGGCGTAGCAATttaaaacgattttgcaatcgaaaattgattttaactgacatcaattttcatttttgtctATCAAcaacaatggaaatccattttcagtGACAAGCAAAAACGATTTTcgattgtaaaaaaatgttttgtgaacaccgGGCCCGCTtttgccttttttaaattgtacagcCAGTAAAATGCTTGTTAAAATTCCCGCCAATAAAcccaaataaataataaataagattGGATTGACTTATTTGAGAGAATCCATTCAACAATTTGGCTATATATCCTCTTCAATGTGATTATATAGTCAGATCGCTTTAGTTTATTTACTTTTTGATTAAAGCTAACTCGCGGATGATCTTTGTCCaatgtttctttttatttgtttcataaattAATGATTATTTACCATTTTCCATTCACAGCTTATTAAAGCGCGGTTAGTGTTTGTAAAGCGGATGATGATGTCTTCTATCGGATATGCCTATGCTTCTGGCTGATAAAGAAGTTACACGTTAAAAGTAAAAGAGACGCAGAATGCTTCATACACGGCTAATCGGTGTAAACTGTAAGCTCTTTTAAGTGTTGATGCTTGTTTTTAAAGTGCCTGTACATATTTAGCAATACTTaagatatttgttaaattatacaTTGGGCTtctttatcatataaaatatgttcatgttttatcATACATTATCATGTGCACAATACCTGTTTATAAAAAACGCCCGATACATTTCTGCCAGATAATATGATGAGAATGCTTTCTTTCGTGTACTCAATCGGTTGTCAAACACACCAAGTGTTTTGTACAGGCGATTTCCGGAATAAATATTAGCTGTTTACATATGAATCATTATCAGGCCAACACGAATCAATCCACtaaatatgtcaaatatttaaaGGCGTTTGTTCTACGAACAGACGTGTTTTAATTTATACAGTGTTTGtacttttaattgtatatttggcTCGTATTTAAtctcaatatatttaaatacaaaaagaaacaaaacacactGATTTGAGTATACTCGATGtatttaattatgaataataattgaacaaaacgaatataacaaattaaactagatCGTATTAAATTTTAAACGTAAAGCATGGTACGGTCGCAGATCAACCGCATTATAAAGCATCGCTTTTTTACTCCAAGACCATTAAAGCCAACCCAACCCCTAAGGACCTGAGTCTCTCAGGTGATTGGTTTTTGTTTGCTTATGCTTGGAACAATGTTCTTTTCTGATATTGACAACATATTACAGACCGACAAAAACCCGTTAATATTGgttttatattcaatttatttttcatatgtaaaaaaacattattttaaacttgttttaCCTGTGTACGTGATATTTGAtatttaacattcatttatataacaCACATGTTCGCAGTTTTTAATGTATTTCATGGAGTGCACAAAGTGCCAAAATatcctaaatatttttttttacatgtggACATTCAAGTTAATTTGGCTCGCTATCAATCCAATTCATTTTTACCCatccgtccgtttgtccgtccgaaaaacGAAAAGTACATAGGATAtgattatgaaacttggttaatcGTGATATGATGATCATGACTGACCCTTCATTTCTACAGAAGTCGAATGTCAGGCTACAGTTATTAAATAGGAATCACAGTATtgtaacgtaacgaatatttGGTGCATTGTTGAATAAATCCTTTCATTGCCTCGGGTATAAAACGTCCAAGATCGGTCAATTCCGTATGTAGTCGTTATtttccgttgcatacgtcatatctACGTTGAAATTGTTAGACACGTGACTTTGCACATGGCCTGTCAGAATTTGCACACTTAACAATCAAGTGTTTCATGGTTTACATCTGTATTTTGACTTAAGTAAACACACTGTCCACACCCCCTCTGGGCATAGCGGACACACAACTTCTTGTGTCGCGTAGGCTCGCTTTAATCATGCATATCACAAACATTTGAGCGTTGTATTGAGTTCAATAAGCAAAAATTAAACGCAAAGATATGTAATGAACGTTTCTTGCATTGTGTTCTCCATGAACTACGTTTAACTAGAAATTTTCACttcttataattatgttgttaGACCGCATAACAAAGCGAATAAAAAAATACGACtggtaaacaaaatgtattttcttttaataagaTTTTCGCATTGACAAAGACAAAATAATCATAAAAGTATTGTATTCCTACACAAActataaacaaacatatacataatgtaaatataagaaataataagCAGACTAAAGCAAACTATACCACAATTAtatcaaaattgagtttaaaagcataattataaacaataaacaaatatacgaACATGAGTTCTACTGGAAGCTATACAGTTGTATACATATCACTTTACATTGGAAAATAGCCATCAACAGCGCATCTCCCAATAATGGCAACTTCCTACTTGTTAATTTCCAATGCTAGGTTGGTCCAGAAAGCGTCAAGGTATTGCTCGTTTTCTGGATATTCAAGAACAATTTCGTTCCGTAGCATTCTCATAATATTCAGAGGCAGTTTCATTGACGGGATTCGTTCCATCATGACCACAATGATCAGGTTTCTATTGGACTCCACTGACTCCTGACGAGCCATGTTCAAGTCATAAACACACCACGAAGAGTTCAGATATTTCTCGTCTACGAGCAGGACAGTTTTTCTACTGGAATAGATAGCGTGAACAATGTTTTCTGCTACTGAAGCACCCGGCATGCTGTCTCTATCTGCCACCCACAATTTCAGTTGATGAATGTTCTCTAAAGCTGGGACAACTTTGTTCTTGATGAAACTAGCTCGATCCTTTGCGTATGATATCATTGCGTCGTTAGAGAAAAGGCACTCAAAGCCTTGGTGGGTATGTCTTCGCTTTCTGTTATAATACATATACCTCAATTTCCATCGGTTTTTGTACAAAGCAATGGTTACACAAATAGTCATAAGAATTCCGAACATACCACTCGAAGCGCCGATAACCCAGCTCACCCAGTATCTGTCTTTGCAAATATCTTTGAGTGCGAGAAGAACACGTCTATAATCAGCCATACTGGACAAGGGAAACGGGTTTCCATTTAACGTACAAAAGTCGGTAGATTTCCCGTGCACTTGAACTTTTCCGACATTAAGCCATTTCCAAAATGGCAGTTGTTTACAAGAACAAACCAGAGGGTTATTACCAAGAACAAGTGTTACATTTCGACCTTTGTTGCATGCACTCCTCGTTAGATTCTCAAGATACGTCGTTAGGTTTTCAGGAAGCGTAGATAGCTTATTTCCTGAAACATCAAGATGATAAAGACAGGGGCTGCGGAGATCTGTTGTCCATGTTGTTATATAATTGTTGCTAAGGTTCAATTTTTCAAGGTATGTCATGTCTCGAAATAAGGATTGTGATAAATCCACAATCTTTAACGACGACATGTCGATCGTTCGAATATGCTGAAGATTTGCGAAGAGATCATGTGCGTCGTCGTTCTTAAACGGGTTAAAGCTTCGACCTAACATATTTCCTGATATATTTAATACTAACAGGTTCGGAAACCCAAGGAAGAAATATTTGGTCAAGTTCTTACAATAGTTATCTGAGAGGTCAAGTAATTCCAGGTTACTGAGACCCAAAACTGGGCCTTGCCAAGTGTGAAAAAGATTGAAAGACATGTATAAGTGTTTTAATTGTGAAGCACCGCATATAACAGCTGGTGGAATAGCTGAATAAATAAAACTTTGTCGCcatttaattgtttcaatttgTTTCGGCAAACACATCACTTTTTTTGATAACATGTTATCACATTCACATGTTAAAGAGAACGTTGTAGGAGATGTTTTAAACACAGACCACCAATCTATGGTGTTTAAGTTGAGTTCCAGGAATTCGTGATTCgaaatatttgtatacattatGTTATGTCTGTTGTATAGTGAAGTTTGCTTATCCATCCTGCCATAATTGGCGAATGGGTCATAATCGAGATGTTGCCTTGAAATATCTAGGCGTATGATATGTTCTGCCATAAAAACGCTGTTCATGTATTTCCCAGCCGTTAGTCTATTTCCAGCGAGTGTAAGATTTTTGAGCGAGGTCGGCCACTGCGATTCTGGTTCAAACACTTTCTTATtaaaaatttcaattttattcAAATCTATGTTCAACGTTTCtatgttttgtaatgtttttatgttttctaAATGTTCTTCCTTAAACTCAATTCCAAGCTCTAAATTGCTGTATATCATATTGGCTCTCAATCTTTTCAATGCCTGTGAGTACCGCAGACCTTTAAGTGCCTTATTCATGCCCGTAAAACTAAGTTCCTTGTTGTAAGACAGATCCAGATCTGCCACCGTGTTGTTCAAGGGCAGCAAAGCTTGCTCGTCAATGTCAGTGATGTTGCACTCTCTAAGTGATAGCTCTAGCACATTCAGagtatttgtaaacatattttgtgtgatagtattgaCAGAACAATCGTTTTGACTTAGACCAGAAAAACTTATCCTCAGCAATTTTGTTAATCGACGAAAGCCAGGTCCGAGGGTAAAGTTCCCCGATGCGTTATATGGATTGATGTACAGTTGAGAGAGATTAGTCATGTAATGAAATTCGTTATCTAGGTCTATAAAATCAAAGAATTTGTTCCTTTTAAAGTTGATTACTTCGATCGCTTCTAATGGCATAAACACGCCG carries:
- the LOC127868105 gene encoding toll-like receptor 4 — translated: MMTSHILTYLVYTYLRVAFANDIFEKCNNTRPFNSTIGTCLRQSTVAKCLNDNFSTYEDVKRCQNNRCIKCSNLGLSCIPDKYILKSPFLDEKACGLDLSQNLIDALPDYAFKDTSNLSFLYIRVLYLNENRLRWISSHTFDGLSHLEYLNLTENCLEWKDSFQTGVFMPLEAIEVINFKRNKFFDFIDLDNEFHYMTNLSQLYINPYNASGNFTLGPGFRRLTKLLRISFSGLSQNDCSVNTITQNMFTNTLNVLELSLRECNITDIDEQALLPLNNTVADLDLSYNKELSFTGMNKALKGLRYSQALKRLRANMIYSNLELGIEFKEEHLENIKTLQNIETLNIDLNKIEIFNKKVFEPESQWPTSLKNLTLAGNRLTAGKYMNSVFMAEHIIRLDISRQHLDYDPFANYGRMDKQTSLYNRHNIMYTNISNHEFLELNLNTIDWWSVFKTSPTTFSLTCECDNMLSKKVMCLPKQIETIKWRQSFIYSAIPPAVICGASQLKHLYMSFNLFHTWQGPVLGLSNLELLDLSDNYCKNLTKYFFLGFPNLLVLNISGNMLGRSFNPFKNDDAHDLFANLQHIRTIDMSSLKIVDLSQSLFRDMTYLEKLNLSNNYITTWTTDLRSPCLYHLDVSGNKLSTLPENLTTYLENLTRSACNKGRNVTLVLGNNPLVCSCKQLPFWKWLNVGKVQVHGKSTDFCTLNGNPFPLSSMADYRRVLLALKDICKDRYWVSWVIGASSGMFGILMTICVTIALYKNRWKLRYMYYNRKRRHTHQGFECLFSNDAMISYAKDRASFIKNKVVPALENIHQLKLWVADRDSMPGASVAENIVHAIYSSRKTVLLVDEKYLNSSWCVYDLNMARQESVESNRNLIIVVMMERIPSMKLPLNIMRMLRNEIVLEYPENEQYLDAFWTNLALEINK